The genomic region GGCACTGCGCTGGACTGATATTGACTTTGAAAGAGGCATCATTCTGCTACGGGCGGAATCTGCCAAAAACAAACGATCTTCCTATATTCCGTTGAATCATACGGCTAGGGAAGTCCTTGCCTATATTCCCCGAACTGGGGAGTATGTCTTTCCCGGAAAGACAGGAAAACCCCGTGAAAATTTTCGGCGCACAGCATACCGTGTACGCGAGCGGGCCGGTCTGCCCCGCGACTTTCGCCCTGTTCACAGCCTGAGACATGTCTTTGCTTCGCTTCTGGTCAATAAAGGCGTTGACCTCTATACAGTAAAGGAACTCCTAACACATTCCAATATTTCAATGACAGAGAGATATTCACACTTAAAAAATACTGTTTTGAAGAAGGCTACGGAAAATGTAGATACTATTTTAGATGAAATACAAAATATAAATACAGATAGTAAAAATGATTGATGCAGCGGAACTCTATGAATCAGAACCAAATGAGCGCCGCAAGCTGGAGCGTGAACACAGGGATGTGTCTACCTCGCATGAATACTATGCACTTGTGAGCTTGCACAATCTTTGCTCATGCCGGATACGGCGCATCAAATGCGGGCGCGTACAATATTTGAATTTTTTCAACGGAGAGGAGCGGCGGGGC from Desulfovibrio porci harbors:
- a CDS encoding tyrosine-type recombinase/integrase, with translation DRVQSIWHSYGCSPCPRLGLLLSVNSSFTGLRQGEQPIGTLHLGTAFLKLALLTGIRRGALLALRWTDIDFERGIILLRAESAKNKRSSYIPLNHTAREVLAYIPRTGEYVFPGKTGKPRENFRRTAYRVRERAGLPRDFRPVHSLRHVFASLLVNKGVDLYTVKELLTHSNISMTERYSHLKNTVLKKATENVDTILDEIQNINTDSKND